One window of the Lytechinus variegatus isolate NC3 chromosome 3, Lvar_3.0, whole genome shotgun sequence genome contains the following:
- the LOC121411002 gene encoding carboxylesterase 5A-like: protein MACLFCSLFLGVLTVILSPQHCFSDDSPRVQIKETIFTGTNHYIAESITPVYSFRGIYYAESPVGARRFSPPVTKKLPGGPYDATMSGPFCPQNLETTSIVFPRPFPSDEMSEDCLHLDVYTPSLNSEEKLAVMVYFHGGAYANGAGGYYDGSPYALFQNVVLVAANYRLGALGYLSTGDEAAFGNFALLDQHMVLQWIHNHIKHFGGDSNSVTIFGESAGAVNIILHLQSSLSQGFFHRAISQSGVAHSPIMTSKNPLHVAQRLAQKLSCPTSTTKVLVECLRGKSADDLLKVDMDDPDIPTLPFAPVVDGFFIEEDPLEALMMGKLTRGPELLIGVNNHEGGFSNLANRINIEFLEKFNVQAFRNIVQSQLGKFIPGDLSDLITSIELMYGGKNGMTDEDAFYQLTEVIGDLIYVVPALALADVRTALGDKVYFYEYQHRMSCSRAPSWVRADHGDEEAIVFGFPFLDKHELGRLHFTPEEKDLSHIVMTYWANFAKTGDPNGDSNSSTVRYWPRYSVEDKDYMKLDFIPEVAQNLKPDIVNFWQQLMNRVHKQASRDEL, encoded by the exons ATGGCGTGCCTTTTCTGTTCGCTGTTTTTAGGGGTTTTAACCGTCATTCTTTCTCCTCAGCACTGTTTTTCTG ATGATTCCCCAAGAGTGCAGATCAAAGAAACCATATTTACAGGCACCAATCATTACATAGCAGAAAGCATAACCCCTGTGTATTCCTTCAGAGGTATCTACTATGCTGAGTCTCCAGTAGGGGCTAGGAGATTTTCTCCACCTGTCACGAAGAAACTTCCTGGTGGACCATATGATGCCACCATGTCTGGCccattttgcccccaaaatctTGAGACAACATCCATTGTATTTCCACGTCCGTTTCCTTCAGATGAAATGAGTGAAGATTGCCTCCATCTTGATGTGTATACTCCTAGCCTGAACTCTGAGGAGAAGCTGGCAGTCATGGTGTACTTCCATGGAGGTGCTTATGCCAATGGTGCAGGAGGCTATTATGATGGTTCTCCATATGCTTTGTTTCAAAATGTGGTACTAGTGGCTGCAAATTACCGTCTAGGTGCTTTAGGTTACTTAAGTACAGGAGATGAAGCTGCCTTTGGTAACTTTGCTCTTCTGGACCAGCACATGGTTCTTCAGTGGATACACAACCATATAAAGCACTTTGGTGGTGACTCAAACAGTGTCACAATCTTTGGAGAATCTGCTGGAGCTGTCAACATCATTCTCCACCTCCAGTCATCTCTATCACAAGGCTTCTTCCACCGTGCTATCTCTCAAAGCGGGGTGGCGCACAGTCCCATCATGACCTCCAAGAACCCTCTTCATGTTGCCCAGAGGCTGGCTCAGAAACTAAGCTGTCCAACTTCCACCACCAAAGTACTGGTAGAATGTTTACGAGGCAAGTCTGCTGATGATCTACTTAAGGTTGATATGGATGACCCTGACATACCAACTTTACCTTTTGCCCCTGTTGTGGATGGCTTCTTTATAGAGGAAGATCCACTTGAAGCGCTGATGATGGGGAAATTAACACGTGGCCCGGAGCTTTTGATAGGTGTAAATAACCATGAAGGAGGATTCTCCAACTTGGCAAACAGGATAAATATTGAGTTTCTGGAAAAATTCAATGTTCAAGCCTTCAGAAACATAGTCCAGTCTCAG CTTGGGAAATTCATACCAGGAGACTTGAGTGATTTGATAACGAGTATTGAACTCATGTATGGAGGCAAGAATGGTATGACTGATGAGGATGCATTTTATCAGCTTACAGAAGTCATTGGAGATCTAATATACGTTGTTCCTGCCTTAGCTCTGGCTGATGTTAGGACAG ccCTGGGGGATAAAGTATACTTCTATGAATACCAGCACCGAATGTCATGTTCAAGGGCTCCATCTTGGGTTAGAGCTGATCATGGTGATGAGGAGGCCATCGTCTTTGGTTTTCCCTTCCTAGACAAGCATGAACTGGGACGCCTTCATTTTACTCCGGAGGAGAAAGACCTTAGCCATATTGTGATGACTTACTGGGCAAATTTTGCAAAGACTGG TGACCCCAATGGTGATAGCAACTCCTCTACTGTTAGATACTGGCCAAGGTACTCTGTGGAGGACAAGGATTATATGAAGCTGGACTTCATTCCGGAGGTAGCACAAAACTTAAAACCAGACATCGTCAACTTCTGGCAACAACTTATGAACAGGGTACACAAGCAGGCATCAAGGGATGAATTATAG